DNA sequence from the Caulobacter segnis genome:
CGGGTCGGCCTGGTCCGGCAGGTTGCTGGTCACCCGGCTGACGGCGTCGCGCACATCGTTGGCGGCCGCGTCCAGGTCGCGGTCGAGGTTGAAGGTGATGGTGATCTGCGAGCGGCCGTCGCGGCTGCTGCTGTTCACGCGGTCGATGCCCTGGATGCCGGCCACCTGGCGCTCGATCACCTGGGTGATGCGCTCCTCGATGACCTCGGCCGAGGCCCCGCGATAGGCGGTCGAGACCGACACCACAGGCGGATCGACGCTGGGCAGCTCGCGGATCGGCAGCGAGCTGTACGCCGCCAGGCCGATGACGCAGAGGATGATCGCCGCGACGGCGGCGAATACGGGACGACGGACGGAAAGGTCGGACAGCATCAGCCGGCCTTCCGGTCAGCGCCGCCTTGTTGGCCTTGCTTGCCGCCGGGGCCGCCTTGGCCGCCGCCCTTCCCGCCGCCGACGGGCGCGCCGTCCTGGATGCGGTTCAGGCCGTCGGCGACGATCTTGTCGCCCTTGGTCAGGCCCGAGCGGATCTCGACGAAGCCGGCTTCGGTGATGCCGGTGTCGACGTCGGTGCGGCGAGCGACCATGCCCTTGGGCCCCTTGGCGATGCGGAAGACCGAGGCCTGGTTGCCCTCGAACTGCACGGCCGCCTCCGGAACGGCGACGGCGGTGCGCACGCCCTGGTCGATGGCGACCTTGACCAGCATGCCCGGCTTCAGGCGGCCGTCGGCGTTCGGGAACTCGGCGCGGGCCTTGATGGCGCGGGTGGCCGGGTCGATGCGGGTGTCGATCTGGGCGATGTGGCCCTGGAAAGTCTGGCCGGCCAGGGCGTCGGGACGCGCCGCGATCGGCAGGCCCACGCGCAGGGTCGACAGGTACCGGTCGGGCACCGAGAAGTCGACGCGGATCACCGAGGCGTCGTCCAGGCTGACGATCGGCGTGCCGGCGGCGATCAGCATGCCCGGCGCGACATCCGAGATGCCGACGCGGCCCGAGAACGGAGCGCGCAGCACGCGATCCAGCTTCTGAGCCTGAGCCGTGCCCACCGAGGCCTTGGCGACCTCCAGGGCGGACAGGTACTGCTCGGCCGTGGCGCGCGGGGCGATGCCCTTGTCGGCCAGGGTCTTCCAGCGATTGTAGTCGCGTTCGGCCTGGGCCAGGCGAGCCTTGGCCTCCGAGACGCCGGCGTCCTCCTGGTCGGCCTTGAGGGTGACCAGCACCTGGCCGCGCGACACCGCCTGACCGTCGCTGAAGTGCACCGCGGTGATAAGTTCCGGGGTGTTGGAGGTGATCGTCACCGACTGCCGACCCTTGGCCGCGCCCAGCACCTCGATGCGGTCGGTGAACGGCCGCTCGCCCACCACCAGCTGCGAGACGTTGGTCGCGCGCGCGCCGCCGCCCGCGCCCTTGGCGTCCTTGTTGGCGAAGGCCAATTTGAGGCCGCCCACCACCAGCATCAGGACAACGGCGACCAGGGCCACCACGAGGAAGAAGTGCCTACGGATCAACGAAACGCTCCGGCGCCGAGTAGAGTCGGCGAAGCTATAAGTGCGGCTGATATGCACCGCAGCCTAAAGCGGCGTCCAGTGACACGCGGATGACGGACTATTGCAGACCTGAAACAAGCTATAGTCGCCGCCACAGAGCCAGCACGACGCCATGATCGCGAGCGGTTTCACGGCCCGAGACCGTATCGCGCCAGCCGCCCTGCACGCTCCAGTCGCCGAACGATCGGACGACCGAGATTTCGCTCTTCAGCCAGCGCGAGCGGATCGGCCCGCGATCGGCTTGTCCGGTATAGGTTTGGACCAGAACCAGCCACGTCTTCGCCGGCCTCACGCCCAGGGTCGCGTCCACTCGCGTCTCGTCCGCCAGGCCCTGGCGCTTCAGTCGCGCGGCCTGCAGATCGGCATAGACCTCGCGCCCCTTCCAGACGGCCGAGCGGCCCAAAAGCACCCGCGCCTCCAGGTCCAGGCTGCCCTCGCCCGGCGCGGCGTACCCGGCGTTGCGGCCCGCGCCCGCCTCGCCGGCGCCCAGATAGACGGCAAGGGATGAGCGCTCGCCGCGCAGAACCGCCCACCGCAGGCCCGCTTCGACAGGTCCGCGCCCCGAATAGCGGACCCAGCGATCGTGGCCGCGCGTGACGCCGGCCTTGGCCTGCAGGGTCAGGCGCGAGGTCAGGCCGCGCTCGACGAAGACCGACAGGCTCTCGTCGCGACGCGGATCGATGTCGACCAGCCCGGCGTCGAGATCATAGCCCTGGTCGGCGGTCGTGCGCTCGTACTTGGCGATCAGCTGGGTCCGGCCCGGCTCGAGCGGCCAGGCCCCGGCCAGCACGGCGGTCGCCGGACACGAAAAAGCCGCCGCGGTCGCCAGGACCGCGACGGCTCTCCAAACCTTCGAAACGCCGGCTAGTCCGCGTAGCCCGGCAGCTCGCGATCCAGCTTGCGCAGGCAGCCGGGCCAAGCCAGGCCGCCGATCAGTCCCATGCCCATGCCGGTCTGCTTGCGCACCTCCTCCTGGGCCGCGTCGGGCGCCAGCAGGACGTTGTCGCGTCCGATCGACAGAGCCATCACCTGCTGCGCGCACGCCCGCTCCAGGAAGAACATCCCCAACCAGCACTCCGCCGCCGAGGCGCCCACGGACAGGGTGCCGTGGTTGCGCAGCATCATCAGCTTCTTGTCGCCCAGGTCGGCCACCAGCCGCTCCCGCTCGTCCAAGTTGAGCGCAATCCCTTCATAATCGTGATAGGCGACCTGAGGCAAGACGATCAGCGAATGTTGCGTCAGCGGCAGCAGGCCTTCCTTGTGCGCCGACACCGCCGTGCCCTGGTCGCTATGCAGGTGCATGACGTAGTGGGCGTCCTCGCGCGCGGCGTGGATGGCCGAGTGGATCGTGAAGCCCGCCGGATTGATGTAGTACGGCGTCTTGTCGACGATGTTGCCGTCCAGATCGACCTTGACCAAGCACGAAGCGGTCATCTCGCCGAAGAACATGCCGTACGGATTGATCAGGAAGTGGTGCTCGGGCCCCGGAATGCGAGCCGAGATGTGCGTGAAGATCATGTCGTCCCAGCCGTGCAGGGCGACGAGACGATAGAGCGCGGCCAGATCGACCCGCGCCTGCCATTCGGCTTCGCTGACCTTGCCCTTCAGGGATGAAATCGGCAGAGCGCCATCGGCCATGGTGAGCCTCCCATAGGTTATCATTGTTACCTTGAGGGTCGCGCCAGGGCGGAAAGCCGTCAAGAGGCCCGATTAGGCGCCCTGCGCGCTTGCCAGCCTCGCCCCGGCGCCGGACGCTCTCTTCGAAGTTGAGGGGAGAGTCGCGGCGGATGCTGACCCTGTTGGGCGTCTTGGTGATCGTGCTGGGCTTCGCCCTGCGCTTCAATCCGCTGCTGGTCGTGATCGCCGCCGCCCTGACCTCGGGTCTGGCCGCCGGGCTATCGCCGGTCGAAGTTCTGGCCGCCTTCGGCAAGGCCTTCAACACCAACCGCTATGTCAGCGTCGCCTGGCTGGTCCTGCCGGCCATCGGCGTGCTGGAGCGGGCGGGCCTGCGGGAACAGGCGCGCAGGACGATCCAGAGGCTGCGCGCGGCCACGCCGGGGCGGATCCTGCTGGCCTATCTGGCGCTGCGCCAGGTCTCGGCGGCCCTGGGCATGACCCAGGTCGCCGGCCAGGCCCAGACCGTCCGCCCCCTGATCGCCCCCATGGCCGAGGCCGCCGCCGAGCCGCTGGACGACGACACGCGCCAGAAGGTGCGAGCCATGAGCGCGGCCACCGACAATGTCGGCCTGTTCTTCGGCGAGGACATCTTCCTGGCCATCGGCTCGATCCTGCTGATCGTCGGCTTTCTCGATCAGAGCGGCATCACGGTGGAGCCGCTGCATCTCTCCATGTGGGCGATCCCGACGGCGATCTGCGCCTTCCTGGTCCACGGCGCGCGGCTGCTGCTGTTCGATCGCAGCCTTACCAAGGCCGAGGTCTCAGAATGATCGGCCTGCCGCTCGTCTACCTGCTGGCCGGTCTCACCTTCGGGGCCTTCGCCGGACTCAGCGCCGCCGACCGCGAGAACAGGAAGCGCTTCGGCAACGCCGCCTTCTGGGGCCTGTTCGCGGTCAGCTTCCTGGCCGGCGACCGGCTGGGCGACCTGGGCAACGGGATCCTGGCCCTGGCGCTAGCCTTGATCGCCGGCTTCGGCCAGCTGGGCGTCGGGGCGCCGAAGACCACATCGCCCGAGGAACGCGAGACCCTGGCGGCGACCCATGGCGCCCGGCTGTTCGTCCCGGCCCTGGTCATCCCCGTGCTGGTGCTCGCGGGTTCGCTGACGCTCAAGCGCCTGCCGCTCGTCGATCCCAAGCAGGCGACGCTGATCTCGCTGGCCTTCGCGGCCCTGGTCGCGGCCGTCCTGGCCAAGGTCATGTTCCGCCAACCCGCCGTCGCGCCGCTGCAGGAAGGCCGCCGCCTGATGGACCTGGTCGGCTGGGCGGCGCTGCTGCCGCAGATGCTGGCGGCCCTGGGGGCGGTGTTCGCCGTCGCGGGCGTGGGCAAGACCATCGGCGAGATCGCCGTGCAACTGACGCCCGTTGACAGCCGCTTCGCGGCCGTCGCGGCCTACTGCCTGGGCATGGCCGTCTTCACAGTGATGATGGGCAACGCCTTCGCGGCCTTTCCGGTGATGACCGGCGGCATCGCCCTGCCCCTGGTGATCGGCCGCTTCGGCGGCGATCCGGCCGTCGTCTGCGCCATCGGCATGCTGTCGGGTTTCTGCGGCACGCTGCTGACGCCGCTGGCGGCCAATTTCAATCTTGTGCCGGCCGCGCTCCTACAGTTGAAGGACCGCTACGCCGTGATCCGCGCCCAGGCGCCGACCGCGGTCCTGATGCTGGTCGTCAACGTGGTCCTGATGCACGCCCTCGCCTTCCGATGAGCCTCGCCCGCTCCACCGCCTCGCGCTTCGCCAAGATCGCCCTGGGCCACCTGACCCGCGAGTATCCCAACAAGCTGGATCACGTGATGGCGGGACCGGACGACGTCCGCTCGCCGCGTGACCTGCACCCGATCTTCTTCGGCAGCCTCGACTGGCACTCGTGCGTCCACGGCTACTGGTTGCTGGCCACCCTGCTGCGCCTGCGCCCGGAGATGCCCGAGGCCGACCAGATCATCGCCCTGTTCGACGACGCGTTCACCCCGGAGAAGGTCGCCGGCGAGGTCGCCTATCTGGCCCGTCCCGAGAGCCGGGGCTTCGAGCGTCCCTACGGCTGGGCCTGGAGTCTGATGCTGCAGGCCGAACTGCTGCGTCACGAGCGGTCCTGGGCCCACGCCCACGCGCCCCTGGCCGCCGCGTTCAAGGCGCGCTTCGAGGCCTTCCTGCCGATCGCCGACTATCCGGTTCGCGCGGGCACGCATTTCAACACCGCCTTCGCCCTGGTCCTGGCCTACGAGTACGCCGAGATGACCAACGACCAGGCCTTCTTCGAACTGCTGCAGAACCGCGCTCTGGTCTGGTACGGCCAGGACGCCGCCTGTCCGGCCTGGGAACCGTCGGGCGACGACTTCCTTTCGCCCGCCCTGATCGAAGCCGAAGCCATGCGCCGCCTGCTGCCGCGCGCGAGCTTCGAGCTGTGGTTCCCGCGCTTCCTGCCCGACCTGGCGCGCAAGCAGCCGGCGACGCTGTTCACGCCGGCCAGGGTCAGCGACCGCAGCGACGGCAAGATCGCGCATCTGGACGGCCTCAACCTGTCGCGCGCCTGGTGCTGGCGGACCCTGGCGGCGGCGATGTCCGAGGCCGACCCGGCCAAGCAACCCGCGATCAACGCCGCCCTGAACCACCTGGCGGCGGCCATCCCGCACGTCTCGGGCGACTATATGGGCGAGCACTGGCTGGCCACCTTCGCCCTGCTGGCGCTGGAGAATGGATAACGCCGCCCAAAGTCATCCGCGCCCTGACATTGCGCCAGAACAACGTTATTCCGGCCGGATCGTGCGACGACTTCATGGCGTCGAGGAAGGCGCGGTCACGGGGCCTCACATGGCGCGGATGAAGATGGCGCAGACGCAAACGGACGTCCGGGCGGACGTTCGCAACTACCTCATCGTCAGCGCCATCGGGTTCGCGCTCGGCCTGATACTCGGCTTCCTGCCGCTGTTCGACCTGGGCTAGCGCCTCAGTCGCCCCGGTCGCCCTTCATCAGGCGGGCCTTGTCGCGCTGCCAGTCGCGGGCGGCCTCGGTCTCGCGCTTGTCGTGGTTTTTCTTGCCCTTGGCGAGACCGATCTCGAGCTTGGCCAGGCCCTTCTCGTTCCAATAGAGCTTCAGCGGGATCATCGTCCGGCCGTCGCGCTGCACCGCGCCGATCAGCTTGTCGATCTGCTTGCGATGCAGCAGCAGCTTACGGTGCCGGCGCGGCTCGTGGTTGAAGCGGTTGGCGTGGCCGTAGGGCGGGATGTCGGCGTTGATCAGCTTGATCTCGCGCCCTTCGACCGAGGCGTAGGATTCGGCGATGTTGGCCCGGCCGACGCGCAACGACTTCACCTCGGTGCCGGTCAGCATGATGCCGGCCTCGAAGGTCTCCTCGATGAAGTAGTCGTACCGGGCGCGCCGGTTTTCCGCGATCGGCTTGGTCATTATTCGAGACCGGCCTCGCGCATGGCCTCCAGGATCGTCGGACGGACGCCCTCGGCGCAAGGCGTGATCGGCAGGCGGACGTCTTCCGAGCACAGGCCCAGATGGGCCAGGGCGAACTTGGTCGGGGCCGGCGAGGAATCCAGGAACAGGGCCTTGTGCAGGCGCACTAGGCGATCCTGCCAGTAGAGGCCGGTTTCCCACTGACCCGCCATGCAGGCGTTCATGAAGGCGGCGGTGGCGTCCGGCGCGACATTGGCGGTGACCGAGATCACGCCGTGGCCGCCGTGGGCCATGTAGCCCAGGGCCGTCGGATCGTCGCCCGACAGCAGCACCCAGTCCTCGCCGCACATCAGGCGCTGGAAGCTGATGCGGGTCAGGTCGCCGGTGGCGTCCTTGATGCCGATGATGTTGGGCAGCTTGGACAGGCGCGCCAGGGTGTCGTTAGAGATGTCGACGCCCGAACGGCCCGGCACGTTGTAGACGAACACCGGCAGCTCGACCGCGTCGTTGATCGCCTTGTAGTGCTGGTACATGCCCTCCTGGCTGGGGCGGTTGTAGTACGGCGTCACCACCAGGGCGGCGTCGGCGCCGACGGTCTTGGCGTGGGCGGCCAGTTCGATGGCCTCGTCGGTCGAGTTGCTGCCCGCGCCGGCGATCACCGGCACGCGGCCGGCGGCGGTCTTCACGCACAGCTCGACGACGCGCTTGTGCTCGTCGTGCGACAGGGTCGAGGTCTCGCCGGTCGTGCCGACCGGCACCAGGCCATGGACGCCGCCCGAGATCTGGCGCTCGACCAGGGCCACGAACGCTTTTTCGTCCACCTCACCGTCCCGGAACGGCGTGACGAGGGCCGGAATGACGCCCTTGAACGGAGAATGGACCATGACTTGCAAATTGCCGTGAGGAGACGCCGCTTCGGTTGCGGCAGGATGATGGGGGCGGACAATATGTCGCTGCCCCGCCGTTCCGCAACCGGCGCGCCGACGCGGTTGGTGGGACAGGTGCGGATTTGATGGGGGAAGCCGGTGCGGTCAAGCCCCGCCAACCGCTCTTAAACCTATTAGGGCCTGAATCGTCGCATAGGGCGTGGTCCGAGATTCGGATACAAGCTCTTCGAGGCTTGGTTAAGGAGAGTGTCTTGGCTTCAGTGGCGCGTCGGATTCTGCTTGGGGGAGCTTGCATCGTCGCCCTGGTCGTGGGGGCCGCGGACGCCCAGACGACGGGCTACGCGACGCAGCAGCCCGGCCTGATCAGCACGCCGCCGACCGCCGTCTCGGCCACGCTGTCGGATGTCGACGCGGGCAATCTGCAGACCGCCTTGGCCGCCGCCAAGCGCGGCGACGTCTCGGGCGCGCGCATGGCCATGGACAGCCTGCAGGACCCGGTCGCCCGCAAGATCGCCCAGTGGGCCCTGGTGGACAGCAACGCCGAGGCCCTGAGCTTCTTCGAGCTGGACGCCGCTCGCCGCGACCTGGCTGGCTGGCCGCGCGGCGCTCGCCGCGACAGCGCCGCCGAGAAGGCCATCGCCACCTCAGGCCTCGACCCCGCCCGCGTCATCGCCTGGTTCGGCGGCGCCCAGCCGACGACGGCCGACGGCGCCATGGCCATGGCCGGCGCCTACCAGGCCCTGGGCCGGAACCAGGACGCCACGAACCTCATCCGCCGCACCTTCCGCGACAAGGTGTTCGAGGCCGACGCCCAGCGGGCCATGATCGCCCGCTTCGGGTCGATGCTGACGCCCGACGACTACAACCGCCGCGCCGACATCCTGCTGTACGGCCAGCAGGGCCCGGCCGCGCGCGACATGGTCGCCCTGCTGTCCGACACGGGACAGGCCGCCGCCCGCGTACGCATGGCCTATCGTCAGGGCGCGTCGAACGCCAACGACCTCTACAACGGCCTGACGCCCGACCTGCAGGCCTCGCCCGGGGTGGTGTTCGAGCGCGCCGCCTATCTGCGCCGCAAGGGCATGGAAACCCTGGCCCTTCCGATGGTCGTCAACTTCCCGGCCCCGCCGACGGAAGAGGCCTCCAGCGTCATCTGGAAGGAGCGCAAGCAGTTGGTCGTCGCGGCCCTGAAGGCGGGCGACAGCGCCGGCGCCTACGCGGCCGCCGACAACGTCCAGGCCCTGGCCCCGGCCGACATCGCCGAAAGCGAGTTCTACGCTGGCTGGATCGCCCTGACCCGCCTGCGGAACCCCGACGCGGCCGCCGCCCACTTCGCTCAGATCGCCGCCGTCGGCGCCTCGCCGATCACCAAGGGCCGCGCCCTCTACTGGCAGGGTCGCGCCGCCCAGGCGCAGGGCGACCTGATCGCCGCCCAGGCCTTCTACGCCGAGGGCGCGCGCTACATCACCACCTTCTACGGCCAACTGGCCGCCGAGAAGGCGGGGCTGACGGAGCTGCGGCTGGATCGCGACCCGATCATCACCCAGGCCGACCGCGCCCGTTTCTACGGCCGAGAGCAGGTCCGCGCCGCGCGGATCCTGGCCGACATCGGGCAACGCGACCTGTTCCGCAGCCTGGTGCTCTATATCGACGACACCCTGCCCAACGCCGAGGAGTCGGCCCTGCTGGTCGACCTGGCGCGCAGCTACGGCGACCAGGACCTGGCCATGCGCGCGGTCCGCACCGCCGCCCAGCGCGGCATGACCCTGCCCGAACGCGGCTATCCGCTGCTGGACCACCACTTCACGCCGGGTCCCGGCGCGGCCGAGACGGCCTTCGTCTATTCGATCTCGCGCCAGGAGAGCAATTTCGACCCGGCCGCCCGTTCAGGCGTCGGCGCGCGCGGCATGATGCAGCTGATGCCCGCCACCGCCTCGCTGGTCGCCCGCAAGCTGGGCGAAGACCACAGCGTCGACCGGCTGACGGACGCCCCGTACAACATGCGCCTGGGCTCGGTGTATCTGGGCGACATGGTCCGCAGCTTCAGCGGCTCGTACATCATGGCCGCCGCGGCCTACAACGCCGGTCCCGGCCGGCCCGCCCAGTGGGCGGGCCTGTGCGGCGACCCGCGCGGCGCGGCCACCGACCCGCTCGACTTCATCGAGTGCATTCCGTTCTCCGAGACCCGCAACTACGTAATGCGGACCCTGGAGACGACCATGGTCTATCGCGCCCGCCTGGCCGGCGGCGTCACTCCGTTGACCCTGTCCCAGGACCTCAAGCGCGGCGGCTATGTCTATGCGCCGTCCGTGGCCTCGGCCGACACCGCGACGGCCCAGCCTTAAGGCCTGCGAGCAGCCAGCACCGGCCCCACCTCGGTCTCGATCAGCTCGCCATCCAGGCGGAAGACCTGGTTCAGGATCGAGCGCGACAGGGCCTCGCGCGACGCCCCCTCGGCGACGATGCGACCATGATCGACCACGACGATGCGGTCGCACGATCGCGCCGCCAGACCCAGGTCGTGCAGGGTCACCACCACGGCCGCTCCTCGGCTCGCCTCGGCGCGCAGCAGGTCCAGCGTCAGCAGTTGGGCGTCGGGATCCAGGCCCGCCACCGGCTCGTCGGCGACCAGCAGCGGCGCGCGGGTGGCCAACAACCGCGCCAGCAGCACCCGGGCCCGCTCCCCACCGGACATGTCCAGCACGCCGCGATCGGCCAGGTCCGCCGCGCCGACGCGAGCCAGGCTCTGCAGCGCCAGGACGTCCGCCGCCGCGTCGGGCAGATCGCCCGCGCCCAGGGCCGCGACCATGCGCGCCGGCAGGTTCCAGGCCACGCGGCGGTCCTGCGGCAGGTAGCCGACCAGCCTGGCGCGTTCGTCGGGCTTCAGCGCGGCCAGGGCGCGACCCGACAGCCTCGCCTCGCCGCCGGACAGCGGCAGCAGGCCCAGGCCCGCGCGCAGCAGGCTGGTCTTGCCCGCGCCGTTGGGCCCGACCACGCCCACCACCTCGCCGGCGGCGACGGCCAGGGACGCGGCCTCCAGCACAGTCTTGCGGCCCCGGCGCGCGGAGAGGTCGGTCAGCGTCCAGGCGCTCATGCCCGCCAGCTCCGCGAGGCCCGCCAGGCCAGGATGGCGAAGGCCGGCGCCCCGAACAGGGCCGTGACCACGCCCAGCTTCAGCTCCTGGTCGGTGGGGATCAGGCGGGCGGCCAGGTCGGCCAGCACCAGCAGCAGCGCCCCGGCCAGGGCAGAGGGCCAGAGGATCCGCTTGGGGTCGTCCTTGACCAGGGCCCGCACCAGGTGCGGCGCGGCCAGGCCGACGAAACCGATCACCCCCGCCGCCGCGACGGCCGCCCCGGTAAGCAGGGCCGAACCGGCGACGGCGTAGACCCGCAGGCGCGGCATCGGCAGACCCGACATTCGCGCGGCCTCCTCGCCCAGGGTCAGCATGCGAAGCCCCTGCCCGGCCCGGGCGCAAAGGGCCGCGCCGATCGCCATCGGGACCAGGGCGCGGGCCGCGTCGGTCCAGTCGCGGTTCTCGACCGAACCCATCAGCCAGGCCAGGATCTCGGCCGTCGCCACCGGCGAGGGCGACAGATTGAAGACCAGCGCCGTCAGCGCCCCGCCGAACGCCGACAAGGCGACGCCGAACAGGATCAGCGCTTCGGGCTCGCGGAACCGCGCGGCCAGGGCCACGACCATGGCCCCGGCGACCAGGGCCCCGACCAGGGCCGACAGCTCGATCGCGCCCGGCGCCACGGCCAGGCCCGCCGCGATGGCCAGGGCCGCGCCCAGGCCCGAGACGGCCGAGACGCCCAGCACGCCGGGATCGGCCAGCGGGTTGCGCAGCAGCCCTTGCATGGTCGCGCCCGCCAGGCCCAGCGCCGCCCCGACCAGGGCCGCGACGGCGACGCGCGGGGCGCGGATGGTCCACAGCACCTCGCCCGGCGGCGAGGCAGGATTGCTCAGGGCCTGGACGTACTGGGACAAGGCGAGCGGCGTCTCGCCCAGCGACACGGCCAGGATCGCCGCGCCGGCCAGGACCAGCAGCATCAGCAGGCAGAGGCGCGGCAGGCTCATCGCGCGGCCTTGGCCAGCATCTCGGCCCCGTCGGCGGCGAACCAGCCCGGACAGCCGACCACCGAAGCCGGCAGCGAGGCCACGGTGCGGGTTTCAACCGCCTTGCGCAGGGCCGCGTGGCGACCCGGTCCCCAGCGATCCGCCCCGGCGCGGACGGTGTCGAACAGGCCCAGCACCACCGCCGCCGGCGGCGCCATGACCATCCGCTCCAACGAGACCGGCGCGAAGTACGGCGCGGTGTTGGCGTTCGCATAGCCCGCGCTCTTCAGCATGGCGTCGATCAGGGTCCCCGAACCGGCCGTGTAGCCGCCGGGCGTCAGATAGAGGGCCGGCCGGTCCTTCCCGGCTCCGGCGGCCTGGACCAGTTGGGCGTCCATGCGCGCGATGATCGCCTCGCCTTGAGGACGACGGTCCAGGGCGGCGGCGACCTTGCGGACATTGGCGCGGACCCCGTCGAAGTCGGCCGCGTCGTCGAGGGCCACGGTGGCGACGGCCTTCTTCTCCAGCGCCTTGGAGAGTCGCGCGTCGCCGCCCCACAGCCGCACGACGACGTCGGGCCGCGCCGCCACCAGGCTCTCGAACGTCGCCCGGCGCAGCGGCAGGCCGGCGGCCTTGTCACGCATGTAGCTGTCGCGGGCGATGGCCCGGTGCGAGAGGCCGACGATCGTCTCGCGCGGCGCCAGGGCCAGCACGTACTGGTCGGCGCAGGAGTCCAGCGACATCACGCGGGGCCCGGCGACAGCGACGGTCGGCGCGAGCGCCATCGCCGCCAGAAGGGCGCGCAAGGCCTTGGCGGCGTTCATGAAATCAGTCCGTGACCAGGCCGTACAGCAGGCCGTCCAGCATGACCTTCATCAGTTGGTCGGGCTCGGACCAGCCGCGCGAGGGCTTGGTGATCAGCAGCGAGACCAGGCCATGGCAGCCGCTCCACAGCACCTCGGCCGCCTCCTTGGCCGAGCCCGAGCGCAGGCGGCCCTGGGCGGCGATCTGGTGCACCGGCTCGCTGAACTTCTCGAAGCAGCGGTCGCCCAGCGCCAGGACGTCGGCGGTCTTGTCGGCCGAGATATGGTCGCCGGCGCTGCAGAACACCAGCTGGTAGGTGTTGGGGTTGTCGAGGGCGAACTGCATGTACGCCTCCAGCATCACTCGCACGCGCGCGACGGGATCGATGGGCTGGGCGGCGATCTGGGTGTTGAGCTCCAGCAGACGCTCGATGGCGTCGTTGCTGATCTCCAGCAGGATCTGGTCCTTGTCGCGGAAGTGCATGTAGAGCGCGGTCGACGACACGCCCACGGCGTCGGCGATCTTGCGGATCGTCGCGCCCGAATAGCCCTCGGCGATGAAGATCCTCTCGGCCGCCGCCAGGATCTCGCCCCGACGCAAGTGCCCGTCGCCCTTGGGCTTTCGCGCGGATTTGTGAGGCTTCTTCAGAACGACCGTCACGGACTTGGCTTCCCCTGCATTTCCCCCGAAGGACACTAAACGGGAATCACCCAGCCGTCGCAAGAACATGCGTGACAGGAGAATCCACTGCCCGCATGGGTTCGCGCGCGCGAGGGCCGATCTTAAAACGCGCATTTTTCCATTTGACAGCCTTTGGTTGTGGTTACGTTATTCGCGTCGTTGGGGCGATTGGCGGTCAGGGGCTTCCATGGCGCGCGAAGAAGGACGGCTGGACCTTGTGTCCACGCCGATGGGCGGACCTGCGTCCATCGAACAGCCGGAGACGCGGACGGCGAACGGGCGCGATGGCGCCCACCAGACCCTGTCGACGCCCCAGGCGGCGTTCGTCGCCCTGACCGGCCTGCTCGCCGCGCTCGGCGTCGCGTTGAGGCCGAGCGGCGTCTTCACGGCGATCCACCACCTGTTCTTCGGCGTCTTCCTGCTGGGCGGGTTCACGCGCCTGGCGGCGGCCTGCACGCCCCTGCCCCCGGTTTCGGCGCCGCCGCTGGCCGAAGATGACCTGCCGACCTACACCATCATCGCCCCGCTCTATCGCGAGGCCGAGGTCGTGGCCGAGTTGGTCGAGAACCTGGCCGCCCT
Encoded proteins:
- a CDS encoding lytic transglycosylase domain-containing protein — encoded protein: MASVARRILLGGACIVALVVGAADAQTTGYATQQPGLISTPPTAVSATLSDVDAGNLQTALAAAKRGDVSGARMAMDSLQDPVARKIAQWALVDSNAEALSFFELDAARRDLAGWPRGARRDSAAEKAIATSGLDPARVIAWFGGAQPTTADGAMAMAGAYQALGRNQDATNLIRRTFRDKVFEADAQRAMIARFGSMLTPDDYNRRADILLYGQQGPAARDMVALLSDTGQAAARVRMAYRQGASNANDLYNGLTPDLQASPGVVFERAAYLRRKGMETLALPMVVNFPAPPTEEASSVIWKERKQLVVAALKAGDSAGAYAAADNVQALAPADIAESEFYAGWIALTRLRNPDAAAAHFAQIAAVGASPITKGRALYWQGRAAQAQGDLIAAQAFYAEGARYITTFYGQLAAEKAGLTELRLDRDPIITQADRARFYGREQVRAARILADIGQRDLFRSLVLYIDDTLPNAEESALLVDLARSYGDQDLAMRAVRTAAQRGMTLPERGYPLLDHHFTPGPGAAETAFVYSISRQESNFDPAARSGVGARGMMQLMPATASLVARKLGEDHSVDRLTDAPYNMRLGSVYLGDMVRSFSGSYIMAAAAYNAGPGRPAQWAGLCGDPRGAATDPLDFIECIPFSETRNYVMRTLETTMVYRARLAGGVTPLTLSQDLKRGGYVYAPSVASADTATAQP
- a CDS encoding ABC transporter ATP-binding protein, with the translated sequence MSAWTLTDLSARRGRKTVLEAASLAVAAGEVVGVVGPNGAGKTSLLRAGLGLLPLSGGEARLSGRALAALKPDERARLVGYLPQDRRVAWNLPARMVAALGAGDLPDAAADVLALQSLARVGAADLADRGVLDMSGGERARVLLARLLATRAPLLVADEPVAGLDPDAQLLTLDLLRAEASRGAAVVVTLHDLGLAARSCDRIVVVDHGRIVAEGASREALSRSILNQVFRLDGELIETEVGPVLAARRP
- a CDS encoding FecCD family ABC transporter permease, which translates into the protein MSGLVRRRRGRDAGQGRAMSLPRLCLLMLLVLAGAAILAVSLGETPLALSQYVQALSNPASPPGEVLWTIRAPRVAVAALVGAALGLAGATMQGLLRNPLADPGVLGVSAVSGLGAALAIAAGLAVAPGAIELSALVGALVAGAMVVALAARFREPEALILFGVALSAFGGALTALVFNLSPSPVATAEILAWLMGSVENRDWTDAARALVPMAIGAALCARAGQGLRMLTLGEEAARMSGLPMPRLRVYAVAGSALLTGAAVAAAGVIGFVGLAAPHLVRALVKDDPKRILWPSALAGALLLVLADLAARLIPTDQELKLGVVTALFGAPAFAILAWRASRSWRA
- a CDS encoding ABC transporter substrate-binding protein, with amino-acid sequence MNAAKALRALLAAMALAPTVAVAGPRVMSLDSCADQYVLALAPRETIVGLSHRAIARDSYMRDKAAGLPLRRATFESLVAARPDVVVRLWGGDARLSKALEKKAVATVALDDAADFDGVRANVRKVAAALDRRPQGEAIIARMDAQLVQAAGAGKDRPALYLTPGGYTAGSGTLIDAMLKSAGYANANTAPYFAPVSLERMVMAPPAAVVLGLFDTVRAGADRWGPGRHAALRKAVETRTVASLPASVVGCPGWFAADGAEMLAKAAR
- a CDS encoding TetR/AcrR family transcriptional regulator translates to MTVVLKKPHKSARKPKGDGHLRRGEILAAAERIFIAEGYSGATIRKIADAVGVSSTALYMHFRDKDQILLEISNDAIERLLELNTQIAAQPIDPVARVRVMLEAYMQFALDNPNTYQLVFCSAGDHISADKTADVLALGDRCFEKFSEPVHQIAAQGRLRSGSAKEAAEVLWSGCHGLVSLLITKPSRGWSEPDQLMKVMLDGLLYGLVTD